One window of the Penaeus monodon isolate SGIC_2016 chromosome 1, NSTDA_Pmon_1, whole genome shotgun sequence genome contains the following:
- the LOC119576623 gene encoding uncharacterized protein LOC119576623, whose translation MRKRGVTEKYERMIQETYKNVTTKVRCTVGMTDRFEVKRKCVKSHHVIGIQYAPWCILYADDIVLVAGTKQELQRKTEEWKTALESRGLKKAGKRQYFTTDTEGDQQLTIQIDGLNLKRVNHFKYLGAMIEEEGSMGRGIKHRIQCGWNNWRKVSGVICDKRVLVKLKGMVHKSVVRPAMTYGLETAPLRKVEERKLDVAEMKMLRWMVGVTKMDCIRNNYIRGLLQKYQRMFRNQDCDGMDTC comes from the exons ATGCGTAAGCGAGGAGTGACGGAGAAATACGAGAGAATGATTCAAGAGACTTATAAGAATGTTACCACCAAGGTCCGATGCACAGTAGGAATGACAGATAGGTTTGAGGTTAAG AGGAAGTGCGTGAAGAGTCACCATGTCATCGGCATACAGTATGCACCATGGTGCATACTGTATGCCGATGACATTGTGTTGGTGGCGGGGACGAAACAGGAGCTGCAGAGGAAGACGGAAGAATGGAAAACTGCATTGGAGAGTAGAGGTctgaaaaaagcaggaaaaagacaGTATTTCACAACGGACACAGAAGGAGATCAACAGTTAACGATACAAATAGATGGATTGAACCTGAAGAGAGTGAACCACTTCAAGTATTTGGGAGCGATGATTGAGGAAGAGGGCAGCATGGGAAGAGGGATTAAACACCGAATTCAGTGTGGCTGGAATAATTGGAGAAAGGTTTCGGGAGTGATCTGCGACAAGAGAGTGCTTGTAAAGTTGAAGGGAATGGTACATAAGTCTGTGGTCAGACCAGCTATGACCTATGGTTTAGAAACTGCTCCGCTGAGAAAAGttgaagaaagaaaattggatgttgctgaaatgaaaatgctCAGATGGATGGTGGGGGTAACAAAGATGGACTGCATACGGAATAACTATATAAGAGGATTACTacagaaatatcaaagaatgTTCAGGAATCAAGACTGCGATGGTATGGACACCTGCtaa
- the LOC119576613 gene encoding uncharacterized protein LOC119576613, translating into MELNTGICVQRAITEKEAKKKWEISLAERDEEYETKNKEAKRAVAIAKSRTYDQVYEDLDSKEGQGKYFSKLLNEENERLIRGDGDANQGAVLEIARIEVQQALKKMKNGKATGPDGIPIEAWKAMGEEGIDVIWMLMGKEMDEENYRGIKLMSHTLKLLERIIDDRIRQEAFIRRQQLGFMKGVGTVNGIFCLRQTMEKYREKQKMLHMLFIDLEKAYDRVPRQEV; encoded by the exons ATGGAATTAAACACCGGAATTTGTG TACAACGGGCAATAACGGAGAAGGAGGctaagaagaaatgggaaatctCCCTAGccgagagagatgaagaatatGAGACCAAgaataaagaggcaaagagagcagTGGCAATAGCTAAGAGCAGGACTTACGATCAGGTGTATGAAGATCTAGACAGCAAGGAAGGACAGGGAAAG TATTTCTCTAAATTACTGAACGAGGAAAATGAACGGCTGATCAGAGGTGATGGTGACGCTAACCAGGGTGCAGTCTTGGAAATAGCAAGGATAGAGGTGCAACAGGcgctgaagaagatgaaaaacggGAAAGCCACGGGGCCAGACGGCATTCCCATAGAAGCCTGGAAAGCGATGGGAGAGGAAGGCATTGACGTAATATGGATGCTGATGGGGAAAGAGATGGATGAGGAGAATTATAGAGGCATAAAACTAATGTCACATACTTTGAAACTATTAGAAAGAATAATAGATGACCGAATAAGACAGGAAGCGTTTATTAGAAGACAACAACTGGGCTTCATGAAAGGAGTAGGAACGGTGAACGGGATATTCTGCCTTAGACAAACAATGGAAAAGTATCGAGAAAAGCAAAAAATGTTACACATGTTGTTTATAGACCTAGAGAAAGCTTATGATAGAGTGCCGAGACAGGAAGTGTGA